The proteins below come from a single Vicugna pacos unplaced genomic scaffold, VicPac4 SAC-SAT, whole genome shotgun sequence genomic window:
- the LOC140692178 gene encoding olfactory receptor 4A47-like encodes MEPRNNVTYFIPLGLTQNPKKQKVLIVMFLLFYILTVVGSLLIVVTITVSKTLNAPMYFFLASLSFIDLIYSYSSSPRFISDFFFGENIISFESCMTQLFTEHFFGGSEIVFLLVMAYDCYMAICKPLHYLVIMRQRVCVVLLVVSCVGGFLHSIIQLSTIYVLPFCGPNVIDHFMCDMFPLLKLVCTDTFVTGILVVANGGLMCSILFLLLLISYGVILHSLKNLSQEGRQKALQTCVSHIPVVVCFFAPFIFMYARPAKTFSVDKSLSVFYTVISPMLNPFIYSPRNSEMTNVMKKLWRKICRIK; translated from the coding sequence ATGGAACCAAGGAACAATGTAACTTATTTCATCCCCCTGGGCCTCACACAGaatccaaagaagcagaaagtcCTTATTGTCATGTTCTTGCTTTTCTACATTTTGACTGTTGTGGGCAGCCTGCTCATTGTGGTGACAATTACTGTCAGTAAGACCCTCAATGCACCAATGTACTTTTTTCTTGCTAGCTTATCATTTATAGATCTAATTTATTCCTATTCTAGTTCCCCCAGATTTATTTCAGACttcttctttggggaaaacatCATATCCTTTGAATCTTGCATGACTCAGCTTTTTACTGAGCACTTTTTTGGTGGGTCAGAGATTGTTTTTCTGTTGGTGATGGCCTATGATTGCTACATGGCCATTTGTAAGCCTTTGCATTATTTGGTTATCATGAGGCAAAGGGTGTGTGTTGTGTTGCTGGTGGTGTCCTGTGTTGGAGGTTTTCTGCACTCAATTATTCAACTTAGTACTATTTATGTGCTCCCATTCTGTGGCCCCAATGTCATTGATCACTTTATGTGCGATATGTTCCCCTTGTTGAAACTTGTCTGTACTGACACCTTTGTCACTGGCATCTTAGTGGTGGCCAATGGAGGACTGATGTGCAGTATTTTATTCCTGCTCTTACTCATCTCTTATGGAGTCATCTTGCACTCTCTAAAGAACCTGAGTCAGGAAGGGAGGCAGAAAGCCCTCCAGACCTGTGTTTCCCACATTCCTGTGGTTGTCTGTTTCTTTGCTccctttatttttatgtatgcaaGACCTGCTAAGACGTTCTCTGTTGACAAATCATTAAGTGTGTTTTATACAGTCATAAGCCCCATGCTGAACCCATTTATCTACAGCCCAAGAAATTCTGAGATGACTAATGTTATGAAGAAACTCTGGAGAAAAATATGTCGTATCAAGTAG